The region ATGAAGACATCTTCCTCCTTGTCAGGAATTAAACTGTGAGTGGGCTGCTGTGTGTCTGATGTAGAGCATGGTGGATGGATTGTGCTTTTGTGcccactgaaaatgaaaatgatttagaGTTGTCTCGGTGACATGCCACAGAGAGATGTGCTGGGGGCTGGCTCTGATGTGGGTGAGCAGCTACCAAGGCTCTCCTGGAGCCAGATGCGTAACTGGGTAGGTACCATCCCCTGCTCTGCAATGTGTATGTTGTGAGGGGCTGCACTGAGGGGGAAAAGGACCCTCAGCAAGTGACTTCCAGTGGGAAAACTCTGATACGATGCTGGTTTTCTATGACAGAAGGGATGCCATGGACCTGCCATGGGAGACCAACAAGTGCCTGGGCTCCACTTCATGCATCTGGAACGTTGAttaaatttgcagaaaaaagATACAACAGGACCAAGCATTAGCAACCAAGGTGAGACTGGTGATGTGTTCATAGGTTGAGTCTTATGGATCATCCAAGCAGAAGAGAACACTAGCTGGTAATAGAAGCATCCATATTCCCAATTGCTTGatgatttcctttgcttttctccttgtttcatTCAGTCTGCCCTGATTAAGTGATCATAAGATCTACTGATTGAAACTCCCTAGAAAAACCTCATTATATAATCTAATGTGAAACCTTTGTATTATTTAATGCAAAGTAATGTTTTCATCAGCATCTGTGTAGCAAGTAGGTTCCCAAATGTTGCCACTGCTTCCAAAGGCAATAATTgttcttttaaatgaagaaagttAAAAACTCACCCCtttgaacaacaacaaaagttttgcttttgcttaacaaggaaagaaatttaatttttaaagatcaCTCTATACTATTAACTTGCTTAATTATCAGAAGGGAACGGTTGGATGAGCAGGCAATTAAAATAGGGAGAagctcagaagaaaatgttcatcAGTGCATTAGACAGACAATGGggaaagtaaaattatttcaagtaCCATTTGAAGGAAACCATTTGGGAAGGAAATAGGATTAAGCTTTGAACCAGTTAATTTTGttatctaaaaatatttcatagattAACACTGTAGCATACTTATATATAAGGTAATGTCTGAGGTCCTTCAGCAACAGGGTGAATTGCTGGTCTAGATAAAGGTGCTTTAAATCAACACGGGACTCTAGACTTAACAAAAGTCCATGGTGTATTCTGCAACTGAGATTAGGATCAGGCCTTGCGATATCCACAAGAAAGAAGTTTGAACTGTGCCATATTATTTTGCTGTAGTGGTTGTGGATCAGGATGTGAGCTGAGACCTGCTAAACTCAATGAATGTTGGTGGTTTTGTTGCCTCTTAGGGAGAATGTGTTCCACTCTCTGATTCTTAAGCTCCATCCCATCTTTCACTTGGCCTTATGCTTTTCATCATAAGCGAAGTGTAACTTCTACTTCATTGTTCTAAAACAATTTTTGGTAGAGCTAAGCAGTGACCAGTTGGATAGGGCTTTTGTCTGCACCTTGGTTTTCTTCAAGATGTGAATGACGAATCATAACAAATTACTTTTCAGGGCTTTGCAGTTTATTCAttaatgatttaattttaacaGGCACCAGCCATGGTcctcccagcactgctgctgccacagctgCTCAGCCACAGCAAACAGTGTTTTGCCATCAGTGCCCGAGCAGTCCTTTTCAGTACAACTCCCACATTCAACCTAGACTTCCCTGGAAGCGTGCTCTGAGACGTCTCCACAAAGGAGCAAAGACAGTGAGGAAGAGAGCTGCCAGTCTGCTGTATATCCCCTAAAGTACGTCATCGACGGCTCAGCTCAGTCCTGATCAACATCAAATCACCAAGTTCTGTGTGCTACAAGCACCAGGGCAGGGCCAACTCTTCTCCCATATACGAATGTGATGGGCCTTGGTGGACCTGTGACCCTGTCTTCAGCAAGGGGACAAGCTCAAAAAAGGGGTGTGACAGACAATTTCCGATGCTGAGAACCCAGTGGGAGATGAAAGCGTCTATcctgccctgccagctgctGAATTTAGGTGAGAAATGCCAAATatatgagtgtgtgtgtgtagaatTAGATCTATGGGTGCTTGGAAGTAATTTTCCATACATGGTATTTAAGAGTCTTAACTTCAAAATTGGTAATAGGGATCTTTGAAGGGAACCCTATAAACTGTCTTCCTATTCCTGATGAGATGGAATAATTTATTACTTCAATTTCTCTGattaatgcaaaatatatttcaaattcGGGTCTTCCTTTAATATTTAAACTTCCCCAGGAAAGGAGCTGCAGAAGGGCAGGTTGACTGAGTGCCCTTCAACCTGAGGTACCTTCCCAAAGCAGAATAAGCTCTGCTACTATACCTTATCAGCAGTAAAAGCCATCATGCACCAATCAACCCAGCTTGTTTCAGGACCCTGCTTGCCAAGAGGCATGAACCTCGGTGTCAGCCTGCCTGGAAAGAGCAGAGCTCTGCTCACACATGCCAGGGAAGTGAGTTTCTTAAAAAGATACCCTGTGACCTTTAAGTTGTCAAGAACATCTCCTCAAAGCTGATGTTATCTGGGGTAAAGTGCATGGTAAGGCATTTTCCTAAgaaatcaatttattttaaatctgttttctgctaTTCTTTTACACCATTTTTGCAGGGCCAAAGTCAGTCAAAAGCATGGTGGCTTTTGTATTGTTGTTACACTATGCAGAAAACAGCGCTCCAGTATGTAAAGTAGCCATTCCCTGAGCTGGTAAAAGTGCATAAGGATCCATCAGTCATGATCTTACCTTAACCTGTCAAGTTCCTCAAGTTGTCTAAAGCAGAAAGCCGCTTTCTGGTTTAGAAAGATAGTAAAAGGACAATGGTAATACAGAAGGATCTATAGCAAGAGAAAAGCTAAACCATGGGGTAGTGTACCAGTGGTGGGGTGGAGAGCCTTTAGAAAGctgcaaagataaaaataagagaCCAGACAAAAGGGAGTCTGTTTTAGAGAGAATTATTTATTAGAAGATAGGAGGTTGTTACGTACAGATTCTGTCCTGCAAAAGTGTCCTGGTCAAGGATATGCAGAGGGAGACGTTTAAACCCATTAGACCTGGCTCTGGTCTCCTGCAGAGATACTCAAGACACAGCAGAGCTCTGCCAGACCTGGCTCTCACGCTGGTGCTCAGCTGGGGAGAGGCCTGGTGTACCACAGCATCCCTGAGCTCATTACACCATCTTTATCCCACTGGAAAACCCAGCCCATGGGCTGGAAACCAGCGGCGAGGACACCAGATGGTGCTGCAGAAGGGGCACTGTTCTTCCCTGGGGTAATTTGGACATCTTTTCCCCCAAGTAAGGAATTGTCTTCCATCATGCCAGCGATGAACATGGCTGAGCAAGTGGCTACGGAGATACAACCATGCTATGAGGTAGCATGAGGTAaactaaaagacaaaaaaaaggaaaagaaaaaaggaatatcTCTGTGACACAGAGATGAGCTCTTCCCACCCTCCCTCGCCCCCAAACCAAACCGAGCAGGAAATGCCTGAACCCCCTGCAGAGACCTCCAAAAAAGCAGCTCTGACAGGTGGATCACAAATAATGTAGCAATTTTGCCTTAGAACAGTTGTGCTCCTAGCCATATTCCTCCCAGTTTCATGGATGACCTGCTTCCTTTTGGGTTGGCAAGTAGTATTTGTCAGCCTTTAATAAGACGGCTCAGGGCTTTTCCAAGTGAATCTCAGGTGAATCAGAAAActgctgtgctggttttgcaCATCCTAAGCCAACTCCAGGCTGCACTGAGTGCGAGCAGCATTGGTGGAGAGGCAGGGACAAGAGAAATGGCAGATGAAAGGCATCAGCCATCACACTGGCAATAACAGAAGGTCCTGAGACCAAGCCTTCTGCAGATCGCTAGCGCTCACAGCCAGTGCAGGGCTTGGTTTCACACCAGCCCCGGGACTTTGTCCTTATTCCAGGTGTGCATCTTACTGCACTCTGCCACTGTACATGTGGCAGAGCGAAATGGGTTGACCGGTGGCTGTTGAGGTTTCTTTTGATAAACAGCCATCAATACGGACATTTATCCAACTCTGGCAGCTTTCTGGAAGGAAGGTATTATCTAGGAGTCATCCTGTTTAACTTTCTAATTTATGGATGCTGAAGGATAAATAAATACTCTAGAGTCTGGCTTCTAAATCTGGTCCTCTGCTGAAGCCCCATTCTTATCTACCCTGGGGACTTCTTTACGGGCTGGGTCAGAACATGACCTTCACTTCTCTGTCTGCAAAGGCACATTTAACTCTGTTTCTCCTTATTACATCTCAGTCTATGGCTCCAGAGACTACACACAAAATCTTGGGTGTAATCCCCCCTTTGCCTGCAGTCTACATGAGCTTTTGGCTACTATCATGACTCTTCAGTCAAGAGTATTGCCCTTTCAGTCCACAATAATCTGAAGGGAAAGTTACCGTTGGAAAAGGTTTGTCAGAAACATAATATAATTGTCAGAAACAGCTGTTTATGGCTCATCTCTCTTCTCATCTCATCCAAGACTGGTCTTTGTTAGCTTGGTACATTAGAAACCTTTGAAACTAGGGACTTGGCAGTGAATGCTTACAGCTGATGCCAACGTCAATACAAAAGACTGGTCAGACCTCAGAAGAGACTGTTTGTGagcattttcctttcactgtcaAGGTTGGAGGTACTGAGGATGGGGAATAAATGCTCAACATTGAACTAGATGtgccacaaatatttttttaatcaggttTTATGTCCCTAAGGCACTTGGACTCCTCTTTTTGGGACATATACCCCAGTAAGTCTGATGTTTGGGACTGGGAGGGTTAAGATTAGTGTTCCACAAGGGTATAACACAGTTGAAGGGAACAGATGCTCCAGGCCCACTGAATTATCAAAACCTCTCAACATTCATGGCCACATCTTCAATTTTTAAGGATTTCTATGGCATTGGTTGTGCTCCAACCTTCTTCACCCTTTGGAAACGGCAATACCCTGCTCCAATATGGGAGTTCAGAAAGCCAGCACTCTGCTTACTATTTGCTGCAGAACAACAAATCCGGGAGTTTGATCAGAAACTTaatctccttccctcttctctcagCCCCAacgtcttaaaaaaaaaaattgccccAGCCTGGTCTGAGGTCTAATTCCAGCTTGGTCAAGCAGGATGCACAGAGCAGGTAACTTGACATTAAAATCAGATATTCTGCTAAAATTTATAGGCAGCATTTTAACTCTGTTTCCATTATTCCCTTCTGGAACTGGTTTTTCAGCCACCCATGAGGAAAAATTGTTCCTCCTAGGACTTCTTGAAACACAGTGATGAGTGAAGCTCACCTGTCAGAGCTGCGTGGATGCTGTAGATGAGAAAAGTTCTCACTGatattttcagagagaaaaggcagGAGAGAGGTATATTTTCTCTCCGGAGCGTGTGCACAAAGGCAGGAGGCATGACAGCCTTTTTCCTCAAGACCAGATAAAGCTGGCCCCTAAAGTGCACCTGCAATGATGCACAGCAAACTGAGCATCCTCAAGGTGCCACCTTGACATAAGCAGTGCTTGACTTACCCGatctctttgggaccccctgtactgagggctctggggaggtGTGCTGCGAGGTAGCTCTACGTGGCTGCACTAAGGAAGTCTGACATAGAGGGCAGACacagagaagctggagaagctCAAAGCAGAGGAGTGCAATTCAGTGGGGCTCCAGCAGTGCACAGCCGAGAGGCCGTTACCAAGACTTTGTGGCACATAATTGTCACTATGTTTTGAGTATCTCGGCTGGGCATATAAGACCAGTTCTAATAATAtccaaaagaaagaatatgTTCTCATTTGTACAGTGTACAGCATCATTACAGGGGAATAACCCATTACATAGAAAGATTTTGAACATTAATTACAGTATCTTTcataattttataatttaacTGCCAACCCTTTTGCCTTGAAATTAATCATGGATGTACATCATATAATCAAacaagcttttttaaaaagtacatcTTAATATAAATAGTTTATTCAGTGCATGGTCGTGTATACAACAAATAATAAACAACTCTTTTGTACAAGGCAGAAAGCTGCCTGTACAGAACTATGTCAGTTTTGGAGCACAGAATCCAACGATGATTAATGCACAAAATCTTACACATCATGCAACTCTATGCCAGTATTCCAACTTTCTCCCATGCAACAGACATGATGACCTAAATGGAAACCTAACTACATTTTTTAAACGATTGTTTCCAATAGCATCTATAAGTATATGTTGTTTAGGGGTAACCTGTCCTAACGCTTCCTCCTACACAATATTCACGTGCCTGTTACAGTGAAAGAAGGACTTTTACAAATAAGACgtttcttataaaaaaattaagtcacCTTAATTCCACAGTTTCTGTCTTTAGAAAAGAAGCCACGACAATAGTTTAACATGACACACAAAATGGAATTAAGAGAAATCTACACCGGAGGACGATTTTATCCCTTTCTGTTAACTTCCACTTGGGATAACAAAACAACTCAGTTCCTACAGACTGGGGTTAGCACAAGAACTTTACCAGAAACTACAAATCtataaaaatttatatttcattGTGTTTAAAACCACAATAACACTGTTTGCTAGAGCCTGAGACACTAACTCTCAGTTCCAACcctgaatttttaattatttttttaaagacatagCTTTAAAGACCCATTGGAGTTCAGAAATTGAAAAGTTGCGCTATTCCAAATTAAAGGATACATTTTTTATCAAGCCTTAGATATAAAACGTTAAGCCAAGGAAACAACAGAGTTTAcatatttgttttttgtttgccCCTATAAAACATACAAGCAGTAAAATTTCCTTTGAAGAGCAAAAGTGGTCTTTTTCTGTTGGAAAGCAAATTCTTATCAGCAGTGAATGCtgttaaatgtttttgttttgtactCCACAAAGCataggagagagagaaaaagagagagagagaaagagaaagacagagagagaaagagctgGACATTTCTTCTCCGAGATTTATTCCGCAGTTATGTTTGTTGGCTATCCAAGTGCCTTGTGATATGCACAAGCATATTCTACATTATTGGGGTATATCCTTTGACAACCAGTAGATCTAATGGCTGATAAACGAGTGACCTATGCAAGTTCAGTGGCTTGTCCTGGGCAATTGAATGTTTGGATGAAAGACTGCTATTAAGAATTCAACTGCATCCAGAGGTAAGGTTCTGTTAGAGAGCACTTGGCTTGCCTGAACCTGGCTACGTTGACTCGTTTTGGCTCATGGATTTACCCCCATTTAGCACTCCTGAAACACTTCTGCTCTTTGTTGGGGTCCCACTTCCTGATCTTGAGAACTCTGTGAGATCGTGGAGAGAAGGCTCTTTGTACATGGCCACTGCAAAGCAAAAGAGAGGTATAATCAGCATGTTATGGGTTACTCAGTCTGTTGGTGCAAAGTCTAGCTGCAAAATATTGGGACTTTTCATTCAGCAATAAGCTCCTCTTCAAGGAAATGACATTTTAGAGAAGTAAAAAAACacagctccttccctctcccagttAAATCACCCCCCTACCTTAAGGAAAGGGCATATGAAAGCTGGTTCTTTGGGAGAAAAGGGGCACCTCCAAACATCAATTGAGATCTCCGTCTTTATATCGACCAAAGAGGGAGCCAAGTCTGACCAGTCCTGATCCAGATGCTTCAGTTAACCAGAATGACTCCAGGTCCTCGCTTTTATTACAAAGCAGAATACTTATGCCACATGCCTTATTACCTTTAATGTAACGTGCTGATACCGCATTAATTACAGTTTAATAAACACTGGACATCAGAGCTTTATCTTAGGCAAAAATAGACAAATATTCTGTAACATAAAGCATACATTGACAAGCTACACAGCAAGTCCTTGATGGCCTGTGAGCAGATGTTTAAGTCATTCCAGGTAGAGCTTTTGTTATATGTAGCAGAGACACCATGGACTTTGGACACAAAGAAACTAATATGCTTATTTGTTTAGAGAAATGGAGAGGTAACAAAACAATGTCAGTTCATGTAGATGGAGCAAACCCAAGCAATTACCTTTTAATGGTTTTGGAAGAAAGTGTGctgcaggtttattttttttcacatggtttcctttcattatttctccttctttgtTAAGACCCAAATACCAACCCCGGCCAGACTGTTGCTGTCTGTAGATCATTGAAGAATACGTCACGTAGTAGTTTTCAAATACTGATTCTTTGAACTTGCATTCAGGTGTAAAATGTTCCTGTAAGAAAGCAATAGATCAATATGTGCAGTGTTGAATCTCACTTCAGTTAACGAAACAGCATCCGATATTCATTGCTTTTCCGACAGTTAAAAGATGTACCTCTCACCCTTCACTATCCAATTATGAAACACAGGCCATAAAAGTATTAACAAAAGAGTAACACAATTTGAAACACATGAAATGATGCTGTGAGCAGCTCAAAGTAACATAATAAAATCTTTTTGAAGTATGAGTAAAAAGTCTAAGTGAAGAATTATTGATTGAAGGAACTAATGGTCATTAGGCAGATGCAGCCCTGATGTCAACCCCAAGGGACCAGCTGTGGTCCAGCCCCACAGGTGAGATGTGAGGCCACTGAATGACTTTGTGCATTAACTCCTGGCCTTAACTGCTTATGAGAAAAGTGCAATCAAAATTCAAAGACACTACTGCCCAGATTCAAAGAAGGATGGAGACATGAAACATGGGTCTTAGAGGAAGCAAAGATTAAAGTGTCAGTCCTGACAGCACCATTCCGTTTCTTCGTAAGGCCTCTGGGTGCTtcagttttttttaacattgcaAGTTCTGATGACACCTCACCTATGGACCCATAAAATTCAGTAAAATCTGGAGGAGGAAAGGCTTGGTCTGGTGATGCAAAAGTTAATATCACAGTCCTGCCTGTCCTGGCACCGCACAGCACCCAACTGTTTCTTGGTCTTTCCTTGTGAAGGCAACCAGCTTCAGTGGAGCTGCCCTTGTGCTTAAAATATCCCACAGCAGtgtgaaagaaaggagaaaaatggtgCTTGCATAATGATTgtaattctgattttaaaaaataaaaggaaattcaaTATCTCGGGAGCTTAAGATGTTCTTACCTAGTTTCTTAAATAATAGTCttctcagagaaaaatatggtatttaaaaaataataaaacccaaatGACGTGTTTTCTTCACATCTTTTGCCATTTTGTCTTTgcatagaagaaagaaaaggcctCCCATCCTCTGATTGGCATTACTTTCAACAAAGCATGTGAAgtaagtaattttcttctttttttcttctagctaATTGTCTATTTAGTTAATTGACAATTGGTTTCAATTGCTGTCAAATGGGGACAGTCACTGCATTTTTGCAAGATTTCTAAATAAAAGCCTTCTCCCACTGCCCAGCCTATCCACGTTAACAAAGACAATTGCAAGTGTATCATCCAATTAGCAACAAAATGGAAAACTACAGTGCTCCCACCAGAAGATTATGGTTCATGTACAGTGATTTGGAGCAGTTTTGGCTACAGAAGGTCTGCTGGTACACAGCAACAGAGGGTCAGATTGCAAACAGAACCATAACATTTACTCTGGCTCTCTTAGGAAGCAAGTTAACCTCCCTCTAAGCAGCAGGAGCCAACAGCCCACAGAGCCCCCTGAAACAGAGCGACAGAAGCAGTGGGGACACAGAAAGACAGTAAAAGACTACTTCACCCTTGATTTTTCTCGTGGCTGTGAGGCTTGCGATAACAAGCTGCGGTGGAAGCGCTGTGCAGCTATAAGTGAGTTTGCAGCTGAGCCATGCTCAGCCCTCACAAGCAGCAATCCCCACCCTGGAGCATCTTACAATTCAGCAATAATTACCATGGCCATGGGGGTGATTTCTCACCACAAACAGTggggcatggaaaaaaaagacacctcTCAGTTACCACAAGAAATTCCCTCCCAGTTTTTCTGGCACTAAAGCAGACCACCTTGCTCACCTGACTGGCTTAGCAGGAGAACTGCAGAGGCAAGCTCTGAATGAAGAATGCTAGAAAATGTGCTGATTTAGGggtattaaaattaaaatgtgcatttctgAGATTGGCAAATCCATGTGCCAACCCAACTGAGTATGAACAATGTTACTAACAGCACATCAGTTCAAAATACAGTGCAGAGCAGCAAGTGCAAGATGACCATAATACTATCTTTGCCAGCAAATTCTTTACTAATTTACTGAGAAAGTGCAAGTTAAAGTTGGGAAAGGGCTCAGTGCCCCAATTAAAACTGATCTTCTCCAGCAGCTCATATAACTGATGGGATGTTATAAAGTACTGAAATCTAAGACCAGTTTTCTCCTGTCTCTCAGCTGTCCTGTTCGTccatttttgcaaagaaaataattcaaaggaGTTTTCAGAAGTGCAATGTTACGAATATATTGTTacacaaaacagatgaaaaataggtatttatttgaaatagtaTTTCCATCTCAGCTTACCCCAGAAGTCAGGGATGATGGCACCTACATGACGGTCAATTGCATTCACCCAAGCCTTTCACACATACACCCTAacaatgaatgaatgaataaataaaagttaaagTGTTGGATTCACTGTAGTCGTGACTCAGCCATGCTTAAGTAAGCAAGAAGATGAACTGTCAAGAGCTTCTTCTTGGTTTCGAGCTGTTCAGCTGAACTACTGAAACATTCCTTCATGAATAGATATGCAGCTGTATgaaatatgtgaaaaataattaaaaaagaataatttggtGTATGATACTATGATAAAAAGGCCACAAAGCATTCACTTAGAGTGGCTATTTCCAGGCAGCTGACTAGATTACATGTGAAATAATCCAATGTCTTCCATACAAATAGTGCATTGCGGGTCTGCCAAGGATGAAAGCTAAAATACTGTAAAAGCAAAGCTGGAATTCTTCCTGCTCCAATTATGGAAAAGCCGTGTTTCAAGCTAAAGACCATCGAAATTATCAGCTATCATACCCACCTACACTGCAGGACTGAGTAGTAATTATTCTGGCCTCTAAATGATTGCGTTGCAGGAATTCGGATTTCCCACAGACAGAAAATGGGAAATCTGCTATAAAAAAGGAGTTTTAGTGTCTTCAAGTCTCTGTCATAGTATAGAAGCCTCTTACTAGTACACCTGTAGGCACAGTGCACATAAAGAGGGCAAAGACACTCTATATTGCATTCTGTCTTTGCATTGTGGATGCCATCAGCAAGGGACATCATTACCAAATAATTTATGGATTACTGAGTTTAAATCATTAGGTCAATACTGAGTTGGTTAAATGCCTGTATATCACCACAGGTTTAATGTCCTGCAGCTACCCTACAGTGGTTGATCAGAACAATCAGATATTTTATTCAGATGGA is a window of Phaenicophaeus curvirostris isolate KB17595 chromosome 13, BPBGC_Pcur_1.0, whole genome shotgun sequence DNA encoding:
- the FGF13 gene encoding fibroblast growth factor 13 isoform X7 gives rise to the protein MSGKVIKPKEEKDASKEPQLKGIVTKLYSRQGYHLQLQADGTIDGTKEEDSSYTLFNLIPVGLRVVAIQGVQTKLYLAMNSEGYLYTSEHFTPECKFKESVFENYYVTYSSMIYRQQQSGRGWYLGLNKEGEIMKGNHVKKNKPAAHFLPKPLKVAMYKEPSLHDLTEFSRSGSGTPTKSRSVSGVLNGGKSMSQNEST